A region from the Mycolicibacterium phlei genome encodes:
- the mshD gene encoding mycothiol synthase, whose product MTEIVWRTALSGDEQGRIRELIAAATDADGVAPVGEQVLRELPHDRTRHLLARADGEIVGYLNLTTDPPMAELVVHPRARRRGVGSALARTGLAEGGPDARIWAHGNLEPARATAAALGLVMVRELLQMRRPLTDLPDVVVPDGVVIRTYAGPADDAELLRVNNAAFAWHPEQGGWTDAELAERRAEPWFDPEGLFLAVDADAGTLLGFHWTKQHTADLGEVYVVGVDPAAQGRGLGYVLTLIGLHHLAQRLAASADPTVMLYVEADNTAAVKTYRNLGFDVYASDVAYRAPHPSA is encoded by the coding sequence GTGACTGAAATCGTTTGGCGCACAGCCCTTTCCGGTGATGAACAGGGCCGCATCCGGGAGCTGATCGCCGCCGCGACCGACGCGGACGGGGTGGCTCCGGTGGGGGAGCAGGTGCTGCGGGAACTCCCGCACGACCGCACCCGGCACCTGCTCGCGCGCGCCGACGGCGAGATAGTCGGCTACCTCAACCTCACCACTGATCCGCCGATGGCCGAGCTGGTGGTGCACCCGCGGGCCCGCCGACGCGGCGTCGGATCGGCGCTGGCCCGCACCGGCCTGGCCGAGGGTGGCCCCGACGCCCGGATCTGGGCGCACGGCAACCTCGAACCCGCCCGCGCCACCGCCGCGGCCCTGGGCCTGGTCATGGTGCGCGAGCTGCTGCAGATGCGCCGGCCGCTGACCGACCTGCCCGACGTCGTCGTCCCCGACGGCGTGGTGATCCGCACCTACGCCGGCCCCGCCGACGACGCCGAGCTGCTGCGCGTCAACAACGCCGCCTTCGCCTGGCACCCGGAGCAGGGCGGCTGGACCGACGCCGAGCTCGCCGAGCGCCGCGCCGAACCGTGGTTCGACCCCGAGGGGCTGTTCCTGGCCGTCGACGCCGACGCCGGCACGCTGCTCGGCTTCCACTGGACCAAACAGCACACCGCCGACCTCGGCGAGGTCTACGTCGTCGGCGTCGACCCCGCCGCCCAGGGCCGCGGCCTGGGCTACGTGCTCACCCTCATCGGCCTGCACCACCTCGCCCAGCGCCTGGCGGCCAGCGCGGACCCGACCGTGATGCTCTACGTCGAGGCCGACAACACCGCGGCGGTGAAGACCTACCGCAACCTCGGCTTCGACGTCTACGCCAGCGACGTCGCCTACCGCGCGCCGCACCCGTCCGCTTAG
- the pstS gene encoding phosphate ABC transporter substrate-binding protein PstS, whose protein sequence is MKLNFGRTLGISLTAAAALTLAACGSDDNTPAGASGSDTPSSAECGGKNSITAEGSTAQQNAIAEFNKVWGKLCPGKNLAYNPTGSGAGREQFIADQVDLAGSDSPLKGDQVAQAAERCDGNPAWNLPLVFGPVALAYNLPGVDTLTVNADVLAGIFSGGITRWNDPALTALNPDADLPDLGITPIYRSDSSGTTDNFQKYLAAAAPQSWTKGDGSEFQGGAGEGAQKSAGVVQAVQSTEGAIGYVEKGFAEQAGVPFARIDSGAGPVELTDESASKAIDAATFAAEGNDLVLDLDSLYATREPGAYPLVLATYEIVCSKGYDPQTAAAVKSFLTVAANEGQQNLSPAGYVPLPERFKERLLTSIDAIA, encoded by the coding sequence GTGAAGCTCAACTTCGGTAGGACGCTCGGCATCTCCCTCACCGCGGCCGCGGCGCTGACCCTGGCCGCGTGCGGCAGCGACGACAACACCCCCGCCGGGGCGTCGGGGTCGGACACCCCGTCGTCGGCCGAGTGCGGCGGGAAGAACTCGATCACCGCCGAGGGCTCGACCGCCCAGCAGAACGCGATCGCCGAGTTCAACAAGGTCTGGGGCAAGCTGTGCCCCGGCAAGAACCTCGCCTACAACCCCACCGGCTCGGGCGCGGGCCGCGAGCAGTTCATCGCCGACCAGGTCGACCTGGCCGGCTCGGATTCCCCGCTCAAGGGTGATCAGGTGGCCCAGGCCGCCGAACGCTGCGACGGCAACCCGGCCTGGAACCTGCCGCTGGTGTTCGGCCCGGTCGCGCTCGCCTACAACCTGCCCGGGGTCGACACCCTGACCGTCAACGCCGACGTGCTGGCCGGGATCTTCTCCGGCGGGATCACCCGGTGGAACGACCCGGCGCTGACCGCGCTCAACCCGGACGCCGACCTGCCGGACCTCGGCATCACCCCGATCTACCGCTCCGACTCCTCGGGCACCACCGACAACTTCCAGAAGTACCTGGCCGCCGCCGCGCCGCAGAGCTGGACCAAGGGCGACGGCAGCGAGTTCCAGGGCGGCGCGGGCGAGGGCGCCCAGAAGTCCGCGGGCGTCGTGCAGGCCGTGCAGTCCACCGAGGGCGCGATCGGCTACGTGGAGAAGGGCTTCGCCGAGCAGGCCGGGGTGCCCTTCGCCCGGATCGACAGCGGTGCCGGCCCGGTCGAGCTGACCGACGAGTCCGCCAGCAAGGCGATCGACGCCGCGACGTTCGCCGCAGAGGGCAACGACCTGGTGCTCGACCTCGACTCGCTCTACGCCACCCGGGAGCCGGGCGCCTACCCGCTGGTGCTGGCGACCTACGAGATCGTGTGCTCGAAGGGCTACGACCCGCAGACCGCGGCCGCGGTCAAGTCGTTTTTGACCGTGGCGGCCAACGAGGGTCAGCAGAACCTGTCGCCCGCCGGTTACGTCCCGCTGCCGGAGCGCTTCAAGGAGCGCCTGCTCACCTCGATCGACGCGATCGCCTAG
- the pstC gene encoding phosphate ABC transporter permease subunit PstC produces MTDRLEVTIPNPSDSGSGEALAAPFPEPTPISTDPSRHAKERLGDRVFRGLAEGSGVVIVALIVAIGVFLLWRAIPALMRNEENFFLYRGNWVTTDTSAMHFGILDLLQVTVFVSVFALILAMPIALGIAIYLTQYAPRRVAGPLGYTVDLLAAVPSIIYGVWGLYVLAPVLKPIALWLNQNLGWLFLFKTGSASVAGGGTIFTAGIVLAVMILPIITAVTREVFAQTPRGQIEAALALGATRWEVVRTTVLPFGMSGYISGAMLGLGRALGETIALLIILRGTQKAFSWSLFDGGYTFASLIAATASEFNDQYKAGAYIAAGLVLFILTFVVNSLARAAVAGKGSR; encoded by the coding sequence ATGACCGATAGGCTCGAAGTGACAATCCCTAATCCGTCCGATTCGGGATCGGGTGAAGCGCTCGCTGCACCCTTCCCGGAGCCGACGCCGATCTCCACCGACCCGTCGCGCCACGCCAAGGAACGGCTCGGGGACCGCGTCTTCCGCGGCCTGGCGGAGGGCTCGGGCGTCGTCATCGTCGCGTTGATCGTCGCGATCGGTGTGTTCCTGCTGTGGCGGGCCATCCCGGCGCTGATGCGCAACGAGGAGAACTTCTTCCTCTACCGCGGCAACTGGGTGACCACCGACACGTCGGCGATGCACTTCGGCATCCTGGACCTGCTTCAGGTCACCGTGTTCGTCTCGGTGTTCGCGCTGATCCTGGCGATGCCGATCGCGCTGGGCATCGCGATCTACCTCACCCAGTACGCGCCCCGGCGCGTCGCCGGCCCGCTGGGCTATACGGTCGATCTGCTGGCCGCGGTGCCGTCGATCATCTACGGCGTCTGGGGCCTGTACGTGCTGGCGCCGGTGCTCAAACCGATTGCGCTGTGGCTCAACCAGAACCTGGGCTGGCTGTTTCTGTTCAAGACCGGTTCGGCGTCGGTGGCCGGCGGCGGCACGATCTTCACGGCGGGCATCGTGCTGGCGGTGATGATCCTGCCGATCATCACCGCGGTGACCCGGGAGGTGTTCGCGCAGACGCCGCGCGGCCAGATCGAGGCGGCGCTGGCGCTGGGCGCCACCCGGTGGGAGGTGGTGCGCACCACCGTGCTGCCGTTCGGCATGTCCGGTTACATCAGCGGCGCGATGCTCGGCCTGGGCCGCGCACTCGGTGAGACCATCGCGCTGCTGATCATCCTGCGCGGCACCCAGAAGGCGTTCAGCTGGTCGCTGTTCGACGGCGGCTACACCTTCGCCAGCCTGATCGCCGCCACCGCAAGCGAATTCAACGACCAGTACAAGGCGGGTGCCTACATCGCCGCGGGCCTGGTGCTGTTCATCCTGACCTTCGTGGTGAACTCGCTGGCCCGCGCCGCGGTCGCCGGAAAGGGGTCCCGATGA
- the pstA gene encoding phosphate ABC transporter permease PstA: MTSTLDRPVKATTFQGVSLRRKVTNGVATVLVTLSVLVALVPLLWVLYSVITKGFKAITSPVWFTHSQAGMTAFEAGGGAYHAIVGTVLQGLVCAVISIPIGVFVAIYLVEYGGGTRFGKLTTFMVDILTGVPSIVAALFIYALWVATLGFPRSGFAVSLALVLLMIPVIVRATEEMLRIVPMDLREASYALGVTKWKTIVRIVIPTALSGIVTGVMLALARVMGETAPLLILVGYAQAMNFDMFSGFMGSLPGMMYDQTSAGAGANPIPTDRLWGAALTLILLIALLNIGARLLARAFAPKKF; the protein is encoded by the coding sequence ATGACCTCGACACTGGACCGCCCGGTCAAGGCCACCACCTTCCAAGGGGTCTCGCTGCGGCGCAAGGTGACCAACGGTGTCGCCACCGTGCTGGTCACCCTGTCGGTGCTGGTCGCGCTGGTGCCGTTGCTGTGGGTGCTGTACTCGGTGATCACCAAGGGGTTCAAGGCGATCACCTCACCGGTGTGGTTCACCCACTCGCAGGCCGGGATGACCGCGTTCGAGGCCGGCGGCGGGGCCTACCACGCGATCGTCGGCACCGTGCTGCAGGGCCTGGTGTGCGCGGTGATCTCGATCCCGATCGGGGTGTTCGTCGCGATCTACCTCGTCGAGTACGGCGGTGGCACGCGGTTCGGCAAGCTCACCACGTTCATGGTCGACATCCTCACCGGGGTGCCGTCGATCGTGGCCGCCCTGTTCATCTACGCGCTGTGGGTCGCCACGCTGGGCTTCCCGCGCTCCGGTTTCGCGGTGTCGCTGGCGCTGGTGCTGCTGATGATCCCGGTCATCGTGCGCGCGACCGAGGAGATGCTGCGCATCGTGCCGATGGACCTGCGGGAGGCCAGTTACGCGCTGGGCGTGACGAAGTGGAAGACCATCGTGCGCATCGTGATTCCCACCGCGCTGTCGGGCATCGTCACCGGCGTCATGCTGGCGCTGGCCCGCGTGATGGGGGAGACGGCGCCGCTGCTGATCCTGGTCGGCTACGCGCAGGCGATGAACTTCGACATGTTCAGCGGGTTCATGGGGTCACTGCCCGGCATGATGTACGACCAGACCTCGGCCGGGGCGGGCGCGAATCCGATTCCCACCGACCGGCTCTGGGGCGCCGCACTCACCCTGATCCTGCTGATCGCCCTACTCAACATCGGGGCGCGGCTGCTCGCGCGGGCGTTCGCCCCGAAGAAGTTCTAG
- the pstB gene encoding phosphate ABC transporter ATP-binding protein PstB: MAKRLDLKDVNIYYGSFHAVADVSLSVPPRNVTAFIGPSGCGKSTVLRTLNRMHEVIPGARVEGSVLLDGEDIYGPGVDPVGVRKTIGMVFQRPNPFPTMSIRDNVVAGLKLQGVRNKKLLDEVCERSLRGANLWNEVKDRLDKPGGGLSGGQQQRLCIARAIAVQPDVLLMDEPCSALDPISTLAIEDLIAELKQEFTIVIVTHNMQQAARVSDQTAFFNLEATGKPGRLIEIDDTEKIFSNPSQKATEDYISGRFG; the protein is encoded by the coding sequence ATGGCTAAACGCTTGGACCTCAAGGACGTCAACATCTACTACGGCTCGTTTCACGCCGTCGCCGACGTGTCGCTGTCGGTGCCGCCGCGAAACGTGACCGCGTTCATCGGGCCGTCCGGCTGCGGCAAGTCGACGGTACTGCGCACGCTCAACCGCATGCACGAGGTGATCCCGGGTGCCCGCGTCGAGGGCTCGGTGCTGCTCGACGGTGAGGACATCTACGGGCCGGGTGTGGACCCGGTCGGGGTGCGCAAGACCATCGGGATGGTGTTCCAGCGGCCGAATCCATTCCCCACCATGTCGATTCGCGACAACGTGGTGGCCGGGCTGAAGCTGCAGGGGGTGCGCAACAAGAAGCTGCTCGACGAGGTGTGCGAGCGCTCGCTGCGCGGTGCGAACCTGTGGAACGAGGTCAAGGACCGGCTCGACAAACCGGGCGGCGGGCTGTCCGGCGGTCAGCAGCAGCGGCTGTGCATCGCACGGGCCATCGCCGTGCAGCCCGACGTGCTGCTGATGGACGAGCCGTGCTCGGCGCTGGACCCGATCTCCACGCTGGCCATCGAGGACCTGATCGCCGAACTCAAGCAGGAGTTCACGATCGTCATCGTCACCCACAACATGCAGCAGGCCGCGCGGGTGAGTGATCAGACCGCGTTCTTCAACCTCGAGGCGACCGGAAAACCGGGCCGGCTCATCGAGATCGACGACACCGAGAAGATCTTCTCCAACCCGTCGCAGAAGGCGACCGAGGACTACATCTCCGGGCGGTTCGGCTGA
- a CDS encoding quinone oxidoreductase family protein — MNAAVVEEWGRPPVYKVHPEPRPGNGAVLATVEASALTNLTRSVAMGQHYTSKGLRPPVIPGVDGVVRLPGGSRAYVTALGASGLFAERAAVNPQSAVPVPDDVDSVTAAALPNPGVSAWVSLEHAAAVSPGDHVLILGATGVTGAAATQLAKSVFGAGRVVVAGRNTERLAWLRSVGADEAVTLDRLGEVVSAEHAKRPFDAVIDYLWGPPAETTLTALTSLGVNRYHPTRFVQVGSMAGETVALSAAVLRSTGITLRGVGFGSVPPVVMARARSEGLSRMFAMVAAGGLQLPTRTVPLADIEQAWTAPETPGVRTVVTP; from the coding sequence ATGAATGCCGCTGTCGTCGAGGAGTGGGGCCGCCCGCCGGTCTACAAGGTCCACCCCGAACCCAGGCCGGGCAACGGCGCCGTCCTGGCCACCGTCGAGGCCTCGGCACTGACCAACCTGACCCGCAGCGTGGCGATGGGACAGCACTACACCAGCAAGGGCCTGCGGCCGCCGGTTATTCCCGGGGTGGACGGGGTGGTCCGCCTGCCCGGCGGCAGCCGCGCCTACGTGACCGCACTCGGCGCCAGCGGCCTGTTCGCCGAACGCGCCGCGGTGAACCCGCAGAGCGCGGTGCCCGTACCCGACGACGTCGACTCGGTGACGGCGGCCGCGCTGCCGAATCCCGGTGTGTCGGCCTGGGTCTCACTCGAACACGCCGCCGCGGTGTCCCCCGGTGACCACGTGCTGATCCTCGGCGCGACCGGTGTGACCGGTGCCGCGGCGACGCAGCTGGCCAAGTCGGTGTTCGGCGCGGGCCGGGTGGTGGTCGCCGGGCGTAACACCGAGCGGCTGGCGTGGCTGCGTTCGGTGGGCGCCGACGAGGCCGTCACCCTCGACCGGCTCGGCGAGGTGGTCAGCGCCGAGCACGCCAAGCGCCCGTTCGACGCGGTCATCGACTACCTGTGGGGGCCACCCGCGGAGACCACGTTGACGGCGCTGACGTCGCTGGGCGTCAACCGCTACCACCCGACGCGGTTCGTGCAGGTCGGCTCGATGGCCGGTGAGACGGTCGCGCTGTCCGCGGCGGTGCTGCGCAGCACCGGGATCACGCTGCGCGGCGTCGGTTTCGGCAGCGTCCCGCCCGTCGTGATGGCACGGGCCCGATCCGAGGGCCTGAGCCGCATGTTCGCGATGGTGGCCGCCGGCGGGCTGCAGCTGCCGACGAGGACGGTGCCGCTGGCCGATATCGAGCAGGCCTGGACGGCGCCCGAGACGCCCGGCGTACGAACCGTGGTGACCCCCTGA
- a CDS encoding MarR family winged helix-turn-helix transcriptional regulator, whose protein sequence is MKTKAALVAEIDGLVSALKERLDGSDGVDAEREFIGSRVPERLVPVARALPTLSMHMLAALAEGEADGEPVSVVGLAARTGRPKGTVSKHVQRLVEAGLVERTPVPGNRKEVQLHLTADGRLVADAHAQMHVEMTRGLREFLQRYSSADLQVLTRILTDLLAARRDGVRIVP, encoded by the coding sequence ATGAAAACCAAAGCCGCGCTGGTCGCCGAGATCGACGGGCTGGTCAGCGCGCTGAAGGAGAGGCTCGACGGCAGCGACGGTGTCGATGCCGAGCGCGAGTTCATCGGCTCACGGGTGCCCGAGCGGCTCGTGCCGGTGGCGCGGGCGCTGCCGACGCTGTCGATGCACATGCTGGCGGCCCTCGCCGAGGGCGAGGCCGACGGGGAACCGGTCAGCGTCGTCGGGTTGGCCGCCCGCACCGGCCGGCCCAAGGGCACCGTGTCCAAACACGTCCAGCGCCTGGTGGAGGCGGGCCTGGTGGAGCGCACGCCGGTGCCGGGCAACCGCAAGGAGGTGCAGCTGCACCTGACCGCCGACGGCCGGCTGGTCGCCGACGCACACGCGCAGATGCACGTGGAGATGACCCGCGGCCTGCGGGAGTTCCTGCAGCGCTACAGCTCCGCCGACCTGCAGGTGTTGACCCGGATCCTGACGGACCTGCTGGCCGCGCGCCGCGACGGCGTGCGGATAGTGCCCTGA
- the phoU gene encoding phosphate signaling complex protein PhoU, which produces MRTAYHEQLEALTSQLGEMCGLAGAAMERATQALLQADLVLAEQVITDHEQIAAMSARAEESAFVLLALQAPVAGDLRAIVGSIQNVADVARMGALALHVAKIARRRHPQHALPEEVNGYFAEMGRLAVELGNSAQEVLVTRDPEKAARIHEEDDAMDDLHRHLFTVLMDKEWKHGVAAAVDVTLLGRFYERFADHAVEVARRVIFQVTGKHPDDEDLPAAR; this is translated from the coding sequence ATGCGTACCGCGTACCACGAGCAGCTGGAGGCTCTGACCAGCCAGCTTGGCGAGATGTGCGGGCTGGCCGGCGCGGCGATGGAGCGCGCGACCCAGGCCCTGCTGCAGGCCGACCTGGTGCTGGCGGAGCAGGTCATCACCGACCACGAGCAGATCGCGGCGATGAGCGCACGGGCCGAGGAGTCGGCGTTCGTGCTGCTGGCGCTGCAGGCGCCGGTCGCCGGGGATCTGCGCGCGATCGTGGGCTCGATCCAGAACGTCGCCGACGTCGCCCGGATGGGGGCGCTGGCCCTGCACGTCGCCAAGATCGCCCGCCGTCGCCACCCGCAGCACGCGCTGCCCGAGGAGGTGAACGGCTACTTCGCCGAAATGGGCCGTCTGGCAGTGGAACTGGGCAACAGCGCGCAAGAGGTGCTGGTCACCCGCGACCCGGAGAAGGCCGCGCGCATCCACGAGGAAGACGATGCGATGGACGATCTGCACCGTCACCTGTTCACCGTGCTGATGGACAAGGAGTGGAAGCACGGGGTGGCCGCGGCCGTCGACGTCACCCTGCTCGGCCGGTTCTACGAACGTTTCGCCGACCACGCCGTGGAGGTCGCCCGCCGCGTGATCTTCCAGGTCACCGGCAAGCATCCCGACGACGAGGACCTGCCCGCCGCACGGTGA
- a CDS encoding LCP family protein has translation MSDGDNATRGPADPTGPDNQWLTRNPRPGAGAAPWERRTRVPAQQDPDHADPAVARDDPPTGNHTHGVTVADLIAKLSGDTPVPPLRRRRERAPAGEDAAAENDVTRAIRAVSGPVPDAGTDDDAPETEVIPVVPADTELPDLSLVRRPARIPAAHAVGGTTGRDRKNSKKARRRAMLAGRTAASLVAVSALVLTGGAWQWQSSKNDMFNRVAALDLNSRDIIDPNAQFGDENFLIVGTDSRLGANSAIGAGTTEDAAGVRSDTVMLVNIPASRERVVAVSFPRDLEIEPMLCEPWDPQTGEYGPITDPESPMYGMDEVYTEYKLNSAYAVGGPKCLVKVIQKLSGLSINRFMAVDFVGFQKMVDALGGVEVCVTEPLEDYELGTILPTAGRQIVDGHTALQYVRARKVVTENNGDYGRIKRQQLFLSSLMRSLISKEVFFSLSKLNNVVNMFINDSYVDNMDTKDLVTLGQSIQGISAGRITFLTVPTTGYMDEFGNEQLREEDTRAIFDAIINDLPLPEEKNADNTPVPGTPESLASTPEPSHDEAPTSELVDAVTTDPRDVTVQVSNSTGQEGLAASAAGELENLGFNVTTPDDYPDPLSTTTVFFSPGNEEAAATVASTLPNPTIERVTGKGDIVQVVLGADYYGINPPQPSGSPVQVHVVRGTRTTPTALPEDLEITNAADATCS, from the coding sequence ATGAGTGACGGCGATAACGCCACTCGTGGCCCTGCCGACCCCACCGGGCCCGACAACCAATGGCTTACCCGAAACCCGCGTCCGGGTGCGGGAGCCGCGCCGTGGGAGCGCAGAACCCGAGTACCCGCTCAGCAGGATCCCGATCACGCGGATCCCGCGGTGGCCCGTGACGACCCGCCCACCGGCAACCACACCCACGGCGTCACCGTCGCCGACCTGATCGCCAAGCTGTCCGGCGACACCCCGGTGCCGCCGCTGCGCCGTCGCCGCGAGCGCGCACCCGCGGGTGAGGACGCCGCTGCTGAGAACGACGTCACCCGCGCCATCCGGGCCGTCTCCGGGCCGGTGCCCGACGCCGGGACCGACGACGATGCACCGGAGACCGAGGTCATCCCCGTCGTCCCCGCCGATACCGAGCTGCCCGACCTGTCGCTGGTACGCAGGCCGGCCCGGATCCCGGCCGCGCACGCCGTCGGCGGGACCACCGGCAGGGACCGGAAGAACAGCAAGAAGGCGCGGCGGCGCGCCATGCTGGCCGGCCGGACGGCCGCCTCGCTGGTCGCGGTGTCGGCGCTGGTGCTGACCGGCGGCGCCTGGCAGTGGCAGTCGTCCAAGAACGACATGTTCAACCGCGTCGCGGCGCTGGATCTGAACTCCCGCGACATCATCGACCCCAACGCCCAGTTCGGCGACGAGAACTTCCTGATCGTCGGCACCGACAGCCGGCTCGGCGCCAACAGCGCCATCGGCGCGGGCACCACCGAGGACGCCGCCGGTGTGCGGTCGGACACCGTCATGCTGGTCAACATCCCGGCCAGCCGGGAACGTGTGGTGGCGGTGTCGTTCCCGCGGGACCTCGAGATCGAACCCATGCTGTGCGAACCGTGGGATCCGCAGACCGGCGAGTACGGCCCGATCACCGATCCCGAGTCGCCGATGTACGGGATGGACGAGGTCTACACCGAGTACAAGCTGAACTCGGCGTACGCGGTGGGCGGACCGAAGTGCCTGGTCAAGGTCATCCAGAAGCTGTCCGGCCTGTCCATCAACCGCTTCATGGCCGTCGACTTCGTGGGCTTCCAGAAGATGGTCGACGCGCTGGGCGGCGTCGAGGTGTGCGTCACCGAGCCGCTGGAGGACTACGAGCTCGGCACCATCCTGCCGACCGCCGGACGCCAGATCGTCGACGGCCACACCGCGCTGCAGTACGTACGCGCGCGCAAGGTCGTCACCGAGAACAACGGCGACTACGGCCGCATCAAGCGTCAGCAGCTGTTCCTGTCGTCGCTGATGCGCTCGCTGATCTCCAAGGAAGTGTTCTTCTCGCTGTCCAAGCTCAACAACGTGGTGAACATGTTCATCAACGACAGCTACGTCGACAACATGGACACCAAGGACCTGGTCACGCTGGGCCAGTCGATCCAGGGCATCTCCGCGGGCCGGATCACGTTCCTGACCGTGCCGACCACCGGCTACATGGACGAGTTCGGCAACGAGCAGCTGCGCGAGGAGGACACCCGCGCGATCTTCGACGCGATCATCAACGACCTGCCGCTGCCCGAGGAGAAGAACGCCGACAACACCCCGGTCCCGGGCACCCCGGAGTCGCTGGCCAGCACGCCGGAGCCGAGCCACGACGAGGCGCCGACCAGCGAGCTCGTCGACGCCGTCACCACCGATCCACGCGACGTCACCGTGCAGGTGTCCAACTCCACCGGGCAGGAGGGCTTGGCCGCGTCGGCCGCCGGCGAGCTGGAGAACCTCGGCTTCAACGTCACCACCCCCGACGACTACCCCGACCCGCTGAGCACGACGACGGTGTTCTTCTCGCCGGGCAACGAGGAGGCCGCCGCGACGGTCGCCTCGACGCTGCCCAACCCGACGATCGAGCGGGTGACCGGCAAGGGCGACATCGTCCAGGTGGTGCTGGGCGCCGACTACTACGGGATCAACCCGCCGCAGCCGAGCGGGTCGCCGGTGCAGGTGCACGTCGTGCGCGGTACCCGCACCACCCCGACGGCGCTGCCGGAGGATCTGGAGATCACCAACGCCGCCGACGCGACCTGTTCCTGA
- the dusB gene encoding tRNA dihydrouridine synthase DusB — MTIGPIQLRSPVVLAPMAGVTNVAFRTLCRELELTRAGTVSGLYVCEMVTARALVERHPNTMHMVTFAPDESPRSLQLYSVDPANTYAAAKMIVDENLADHIDMNFGCPVPKVTRRGGGAALPYKRRLFGQIVAAAVRATEGTDIPVTVKFRVGIDDEHLTFLDAGRIAEQEGAAAVALHARTAAQRYSGAADWERIAELKQHVTDIPVLGNGDIFEAADALAMMAQTGCDGVVIGRGCLGRPWLFAELSAAFTGAPMPTPPTLGEVAQIMLRHGQLLAAHFGEDKGMRDMRKHIAWYLHGFPAGADLRRALALVKTLSELEDLVGQLDPTVPFPEAATGPRGRQGSAASVTLPEGWLDDPDDCTVPAGAEVMHSGG; from the coding sequence CTGACGATCGGTCCGATCCAGCTGCGCAGCCCGGTCGTGCTGGCCCCGATGGCCGGCGTGACCAACGTGGCGTTCCGCACCCTGTGCCGTGAGCTGGAGCTGACCCGGGCCGGTACGGTCAGCGGACTCTACGTCTGCGAGATGGTCACCGCGCGTGCGCTCGTCGAACGGCACCCGAACACCATGCACATGGTGACGTTCGCGCCCGACGAGAGCCCGCGGTCGCTTCAGCTGTACTCGGTCGACCCGGCCAACACCTACGCCGCGGCGAAGATGATCGTCGACGAGAACCTGGCCGACCACATCGACATGAACTTCGGCTGCCCGGTGCCCAAGGTGACCCGGCGTGGCGGCGGCGCGGCGCTGCCCTACAAGCGGCGGCTGTTCGGCCAGATCGTGGCGGCCGCGGTGCGCGCCACCGAGGGCACCGACATCCCGGTCACGGTGAAGTTCCGCGTCGGCATCGACGACGAGCACCTCACCTTCCTGGACGCCGGCCGCATCGCCGAGCAGGAGGGCGCCGCGGCCGTCGCGCTGCACGCCCGCACCGCCGCGCAGCGCTACTCCGGGGCCGCGGACTGGGAACGCATCGCCGAGCTCAAGCAGCACGTCACCGACATCCCGGTGCTGGGCAACGGCGACATCTTCGAGGCCGCCGACGCGCTGGCGATGATGGCGCAGACCGGGTGCGACGGAGTCGTCATCGGCCGCGGCTGCCTCGGCAGGCCCTGGCTGTTTGCCGAGTTGTCGGCCGCGTTCACCGGCGCGCCGATGCCCACCCCGCCGACGCTCGGCGAGGTGGCCCAGATCATGCTGCGGCACGGCCAGCTGCTCGCCGCCCACTTCGGCGAGGACAAGGGCATGCGCGATATGCGCAAGCACATCGCCTGGTACCTGCACGGCTTCCCCGCCGGTGCCGACCTGCGCCGGGCGTTGGCGCTGGTCAAGACGCTTTCAGAGCTAGAAGACCTGGTCGGCCAGCTCGACCCGACGGTGCCGTTCCCCGAGGCCGCGACCGGGCCGCGGGGGCGCCAGGGCTCGGCGGCGTCGGTGACGCTGCCCGAGGGCTGGCTCGATGACCCCGACGACTGCACCGTTCCCGCCGGAGCCGAGGTGATGCATTCCGGGGGGTAG